TTTTGGgtgtgtactccgtacagaagAGTACTCTCTAGAGAACAGAAAGAACAACAATCACCGCTCCTTCGCGATGGTCACCTGCCCTGCGTCACTGCACGTGATCGAGGTATATCTTTATTCCGGGCAAGCCAATAGGCAGTGGTTCCCTTATCTATGCTTATCTAAGAGATCTGTGCATAATCTGAAATTATGCTTCGGATTACAGATGCATTTATGCGTCCCTATGAATTAGTTGTATATACTGTATGTAGAGTAGTACTCCGTGTATCTATTTCCAATTCCCAATTCCCAATTCCCAGTCATATGTACACCGAAATCCTGAAATGTTCAGAAATATCATATATAATACAAGTTAACAGAAGAAACTTCCAAAAGAATGAAATGTGTGCTCAACGATGACCCAGAGGCGATCCCCAGTGATCCGGTGGTGTCGTGGCTGGTCCTGGATCGTGCCAGGGCTCGCTCTGGACAACCGTTTCCGACACGACAGTAATGTCTTTGGATTGTGCTTGGCCACTTTCCACAGCCAGGATATGTTCATCGCTGCCCCAGGCCGTGGTTTCTGGGATGTATGGAGGgttgttgttcttcttcttatccTTGTTCGTCGTCTGGAGGCCGCGGCTCGAGAGTGGGTACGTATTCGAGTTCGTTGGTCGGCCGGAGGTACTGAAGAAGACACCGCTCAGACCCATCTTGTTGCAGGCCCGGCGAATGATCGGTTGGATGATGGGAAGGTTGGATACGACGATGGACACAAAGGTTTCACGGCAGGCCCATCGACTTCCAGAGATAGCACCATCAGGTCCAGCCTACAGTATTAATTAGTATAATACGTGATTGGAGAAGACAGGAGACTTACCGTCAGGATAACTACAGCACGAATAATGGAAGCCATGATCACGAAGGCTGCACCACTAAAGAGGCCCATCAGTGTGATCTTGCGACGCAGGCCAATATTGACCGTCCACAAGAGCTGGATTGTCAGCAATGATGTTACTGGGAGCGTCGAGATATTGACATACCGGCAATGGAATAGAGAGGAGGTATAGGTCTGTGATCACGTTCAtaatcaccaccaccaacacatACAGCAGTGACTTTGTCGGCTGGCATATATCTGCGGTCATCAGCACTGGTTTCCTGTTTATCATAACCGccccgaaaaaaaaaaaaaaaaactcacTTCCAGGATCCGGATTAATCTGCCAGTACTTTTGTATGGGTTGACAACCCAAGACAATGGACAGACCTGTAGCCAAATAGGTCACGCCCAAAAGAACATAGGCGATACGGACTCGCGTGGGCAGATGCTGCAGCCCAGTCCTGATTTACATTTAGCACTCCTCTCATTTCCGAGTCGAGCAGCATGAACATACGTCAGGCGTGAGTAGAAGATGGCGACACTGAACTTGACCAGCCACAGAATCATCGCGTAAAATGACCATCCCATCACTTGAATCTTGGACCCCCAGACACGGCTATAGTATTCCTCCGAGTTCGGATCGACGGCAGCCCGTTGCTCGGGCGTCATATAACTGTTTGTGAGGCCATTGAACTTCGCGAGGACCAAATGCGCAGCCACGGTTTCGAGAACGAAGACAATCTGCGTCCATTAGTGAGACCAGTCGTGCACATTTGCCGAAATACTTACCCCGGCCAGCGGCATCAAATAGTCATCGAGTTGGAAATTAGACGGCCCGACGGACGTCCAGCGCACTACTACCCGGATGATAATAAAGGTCAATCCGAGCGACATGAGGACGAAGCCCTCCACGGAAGCGTCGCCGGGCGACATGGTAACAATGGCTCGGATAGTGACCGCAAGTTGTTAAGCAAGAAGAATCTGGACAAAGATTATTGAAAGAGCGAGGGTGGAAAAAGTCAAGTCCCCTGGGCCCCATCCATGTCAGCAAGTGTCGTGTCTGGGCGTCTGGCGGTATTCCAGAATAGATATAGTGACCGGCGGTATGGAACCACCcttttttccccttccctttttttttttattccaTTTTTCCATCTGCTTGCTTTTTCCATGCCTTTTATTATCGCTTAGTGAAGGTTCTGACGACGATCAGCACGGTTCAATCAAACCAACCAATGCTGCCCTCTCGATTGGGATATAGCTCGGAGGCTCGAGGTCGAGACGTTTTTCGGAGTCCATACTAAAattgtactccatacagagcCTCCTTCATACGTACGAAACACACCAACCAACACCAAATAGTAAGCGCACATCTGGATTCGCATTCCGGGAACTCTATTCTGCAATAGATCAACAAACTGCCGGAGATTGATCGGTCACCGTCCGGCGCGGCATAGAGAACGCGATGTGGAGCAACGAAGAGCCCGAGTCCTCAGAGTATGGCCGGCGGAAGGCGCTACAggtggaaaaaaaaaaaaaacaatatAGAAGCCAGGGGATGTTGAATGCGCCTTGCTGGGATTGATTCtgcaccttttttttttcttggggAATCAACGGCCAAGCAAAGACCATTGCCATGCGAATAGGGGGTCTGTATCGCTTGGCGCATTCCGGACATACAGAACTCCGCAGTATAAAATACGACAGGACGATACAGCCACGGCTCCTAATCTTAGGTGTGCGGCACACTCGGCCAGTTAAAAGGCCCACAATGTTTGACAATGCCTTTGAGACAGGACAAGTAGCATAGCAAAGTGGATATCTTCCCCACAGCCTTAGACCTTCCTGACTCGCGCGTTCCGGCGGCATAGATGcacagtactccgtactccgtatcaTGCACAAGTCCTCGGGAGGGAATATAATCCTGGTCAAATTTAATTCAGCATTGGGTTCTGGAGATCATGATCCCAGTCGAAGCGTGCGATTCTCTTCCCGGTTAATGATGTACATTCACCATCAACCCAGGTGCATAGAGTAGTGCGTCGAATGCTCAATAATGGCAGACGATCCCACCGCCAACTAACATGGTGGAGCTCCTTTCCGTTTAGTGAACGCGCCAACACTTGACGGGGAAGCGGAAGTCTTTCCTGACGGCTCCACACGACGATCCCACACATGACAGACTACGGAGTAAACGGGGAtccagaaaaagaaaccatCCAATACGGCGTCGTCTTGTTGGGTGACACCGTGTTGCTCTAGATGCCGGTCTGCCAAATAAACATCGACCACCCCCTATCCGTGACGGGGGTGTATAAAGGCCATTGCCGGCCGCGGGGATGATGTGGTAGtatctgtacggagtagtgtCTTCCCCTTTCGTGGTGTGTCCAAAATTCCCACTTTTGAATAAACCAACATGGCGTCCTATGATTTTATCGTCGTCGGCAGTAAGATCAACCCTTTCGTATTTGCACCTTACGTCAATTgcggtacggagtactgatGCAATATTGTGTTTAGGCGGTCCGGCCGGTAGTACCCTCGCAGCCAACCTTGCCAACGCTTCCCAGAAGCCCAAAGTCCTCCTCCTCGAAGCTGGCGGTCGTAATGAAGATCGCAGTTTGCGTGTCGACGGTCAGCGATGGCTGACATTCCagaacaaggatatgaatTGGGGATACAAGACCAGTGCCCAGTCTGACTGCAATGGCAGGGAGATCGATTATTCTCGCGGCTTGGGTATGGGTGGCTCTAGCGCCATTAACTTTGGTGTCTACAGTGTTGGTGCGCGTGACGACTATGAGGAATGGGCTCGCATCGTTGGCGATGACGCATATTCCTGGAAGCCTATCCAGCGCCGCTTGAAGGCTCTTGAGACTTTCCACGGTGACCTGCCTGAGGGTATCGACTCCAAGTATGCTTCGCCCAAGGCAGATGACCACGGCACGGCTGGTCCGCTGCACGTCGGATTCGCATCGGAGTGGGAGCGTGACTTGCCTCCATTGCTGGACGTTTTCCAGCAGGCCGGCTTTCCTCTCAATCCGGACCACAACTCGGGAAACCCCATCGGCATGGGTGTTCTAATTAACTCGTCCCACAAGGGTGTGCGGTCGACCGCCGCTGATCAGCTGGTTCTGTGTTCGGACAACTTGACGGTAGTGACCGATGCGCCGGTCCAGCGCGTTGTGTTGGACGGAAAGAAGGTCATCGGTGTGGAGGCCAAGGGTCAGAAATGTAAGTCGCATTTCCACCAGACTAGAAAAGTGGATGCTAACTGAGGACAGACCTGGCGTCGAAGGAGGTCATCTTGTCGGCTGGTTCGCTCAATGACCCCAAGATCCTGATGCACTCCGGTATTGGTCCCGAGGACCAACTACAGAAATTCAACATTCCCGTCGTCCACCCCGTGCCGGCTATGGGTAAGGGTCTACGGGATCACTGCTTCGTGCCCCTTGTCAATGTCCGCAAGGAGCAGTCGAATGACCGTCGGGCCTTCTACGGCGATAAGAAAGTCATGGACGATGCTCTTGAACAGTGGAACACCAATGGCACTGGTCCCTGGTCCAAGTTTGCATGCGAACTGGGAATCGGCTGGTTCAAGCTGGATAAACTTACTTCCTCGAAGGAGTTCCAGGAGCTGCCCGAAAGTGAGCAGAAGTACTTGCTGCAGGAGACCGTTCCGCACTATGAGATCCTGACGCATTTCCCCATCCATTGGTTCATTCCGGACTTCCCCAACAGCGCTCTGGACTATTCCTGCCTgcttgtcttcctcttcaatgCCCAGACCCGCGGTGAGGTGACCCTGCAGTCTGCCGATCCCGACGTGCCGTTGCACTTCGACCCCAAGTTCCTCGCCCACCCCTTCGACCGTCGCGCGGCCATCGAGGCCCTGCGCGATGCCTTCCGGATTGCTCGTCACGAGGATTACGTCAAAGATAATGTGCAAGAGCTGGCTGGCCCGAAGTCTGACTCCGATGAAGACTTGCTCGAATACTGGCGCCAGAACATCTCGTCCAGCTGGCACATGACTGGTACGCTCAAGATGGGCAAGCAGGGTGACGCTGATGCCGCCGTTGATTCGGACTTCCGGCTCATGGGTATCGAGAACCTGCGGGTGGCTGACATGAGTGTTGTCCCCGTGTTGGCCAACTGCCACGTCCAGGCTGTTGCTTACGTGACGGGTGCAACCTGCGCTGAGAAGTTGATTAACGAATACAAGCTGTAATGTATATTAGACTAGCATATATATTAATGTGAAATACGCCTGAAGCATGTGACCAATACTGATCTCGCAAACACTACTCAAATTCTTTATCAGAGTCCTGGTCGTAACATTCCATAGACATCGCAAGGTCTGGCACAGATACCTAAGAATTCTCCTACGTCGACTTGCCATAAACGAACAGTCTCTGGTCGAGCGGCTCAAATGTCTTGTCCCGTGGAGGAGCGGCTGGCTTTCCGAAGACGAGCTGGGCCGTCAAGCGCCATTCTTCTGGGATGCTCCACTGCTGAGAAGCGCGCTCTTGCAGTATCTCATTATAATGCTGTAAGTTGCATCCAAGACCTTCCGCCTCGAGGAGTGTCCAAGCTATCTAGAGCATTAGCGACGATATCTTTCAAAGCATTCATTCAGACGATAACTTACTAGCAAATTGGTGCATTCCGGTCGAATGGCTTGCCCCTGGTATATGTGAGTTTCAATCTTTATTAATGAATGTCACGATTACTGCGTACATTCCGGGAACTGGCCTTTCAATATCGAGAACTTTTCCGATAGGGCCTTGGTCGGTGCTGGGTCCTCATAGAACAGTACCTATTAAAGTTCAGCGTCCGATTCATAATTAATTCGTACGAGAGCAATAGATGAAGATACTGACCGAGCCATAGGCGGCACCGGACATTCCAATGCGATTTTTAAAAAACTTCTCATACAGTTCCGGTGGGATGCTGGAGCTGGCGACTTCTCGGGCAATCTCCCATAATTTCTGGTTTTCCTCCTTGAGCAACACAATAATACGAGTCGTCTGACTATTGAACGAACTCGGGGTATGTTTGAGCACCTCCGCGATCAGCTCTTCGAGACGCTCGTCGGAAATTGTGGATTCACTAGTCAAAGAATAGATTGAGCGGCGGGCCCTGAAACCGTCCGAGATTGCATTCGCGAGGGAAGTCATTTCGGTAAACACTTGCAGAAGAGGGCGTTCTTCCAGGTACCTACTAGGTACATGTAAATGAGCGGCGCTTTGTTCCTTATACCCGGACCGGGCTGCGGCTATCGGAGGATGACCTTGCCCAATTATATCCAATCTGACAATCACGAAAGCAGGGGGAATGATGACGATATCAAGTATTTAGTAAGATGTCCTTACACCTACTTTTTATTTTTAATGTCCGCCGTTGAAGCGACTATGTCCTTGCGTTTGTGGTAGGTTCAGATATATATCCTTTGTACGGAGAAAACTGCAATCAAATACACAGCTCTACTTAGCACATGATAGTAAAATAACCAAGATCGAGAAAGTTCTTTTAACCTGGCGCCAATAAGGACCAGATACGAGTATACTGCCGCAAGCCTCACGTCAGCTGGTAGTACAGTAGATGCACTCATCCATATTAGCAACTGAAAATATGCACGAGGAAAACCGTATGATTGGGCTATTGGCATTCGGCTAGGTCCGGGCCATTCGATCTTGCTCCACTCACCTTGATACATATACAAGAACTCTTTCTTTTGACACGTTCGATTCCTCTAGCTGCAGATCAGCCCTCACACCAAAACCATAGACGGCCCGAGAAGCATCGCCAGCCCAATGCTTGCTATTCCATCATTGGTGCAGTGAGAAGAACCCATACCGGAGCTGTGAGGCGATATGCTTATATTTTAGTCGGAGGGCTTTCATCTTGATTTGTTATCGAATCTAGGTGAGAGAAATTGATGATGCTGAGCCATATGGTGTTCGTCACCCAGTGCATTGCATCCCAAATTTGCCTCGATTTCGATGTGCGGACTCGAAACCTCAGCTCTACCGCATATCAATGGCTTCACAGCTGATGTACTGAATGGTGGGCCCAACACATCATCTTCCAGTCAAGAGGTCAATCATGACCTGTCGTTGCTAGCCTAGAAGTGTTGTTAACTCTCGCTTTCCTAGTCTTGGGTTTGACCTTTGAAGGGATCGAACGAAGGCACGATGGTCACTATCTATTTCCATAGTATTACGCAGAACATAGTTACAGGTATGATAATTGTATCCATCCGGCTGCTAGACTCACAACTCAAGCACTCGTGCTCAACAAGCCTTTCATACATTTTTCAGTCTTCGTCTGACCAACTTCACAACAAGAGAGCTCCGCCGTTCGTGCTGATAATACTGCCAGTGGCATTGGTGTCCTTCATGAAATAAACGTATGCCTCTGCCACCTCATCTATGGTGCCGACTTTGCCCAATGCGGTAGACTTCTCGGTCCCAGTCGGCACGCCATTCGGTCCCCAGAGGGGGGTTTCAACCGCACCCGGGCTGACGAGGTTAACGCGCAATGGCTTCAAATCAAGAGCCATGCTGCGTGTCATGCCATGGAGCCCCGTTGCGTATCCAGCCACCAACGACCAATTCGGCAGGGGTTTTTCCGACACAGACCCGGTGGTCAAGGTAAAAGAGGATCGAAATCCTGGCCTCAGGAATCGCGGCGCTAGTTTGCCTAATAGGAGCGGAACGAAGAATCGGACATGGCCTGCGCGGTGGATAGTCTCCAGGTCAATGTCCTTTAGTGACTTTATGGAAAGATTGTCGCCAGCCGTGAACACTAGATGATCCAGTGGGCGGACGGTAGTGAGAAGCTTTTCAAGGCGCTTCTCAACGTCTTGACCACCTAGATCGCAGACATGACCGGTAATGTGCGCATCAGGGAAGAGTTGCTTGAGGGAGTCGATGCTCTCGCTGACCCGGGAAACGTTCGACGACGCGATGTGGACGTTGGCCCCCTCGACCAGGCATCTTCTGGCGACGCCATAGCCGATGCCGGAAGTACCCCCAATGACAAGGATGTTAGTATCTTTGATGGGTGCCATGGCGTAAGTTCCGAAGCGGGGTTGTAGGATCAAAAGGAAATGTGATTAGACGCTGGCGAGCCGCAAGAAGCAACTCCTGGCCTCTCAGAGAAGGAAGCAGGCTTACGAAGGATTAAAGCCGCCAGGGATCACAGAGTTATATGCTCGTGTAACCTTAGTCAGTTCGTGTCTTGATAATAGTCCGGAGATAACGGATTTTGGACACACGGATTTGCGTCGGAGCTCGGGCATAACCCTTCCAAGCATCTTTCTTCGTTATATATGCTCATTGAATATGTACATGTATACCGCACACTGCGATTGAAATTCGCCGGCAATGTGATTAATCACCGATCAGTATAATTCCCCGACCATGTATGAGAACCGAGCTGCTTTGATTCTTTTCCCTAAATCATATCCGCTTGCTGCCCAGGATGCCACAAAACTGGGCCAGGACAAGTTGTACCAAAGGATACTGCTGTATGGGAGCTCTCAGGCGAAACCAGACCCGTACGTTCGAACATATCCAACACGCTCTGGATATTCAGACGAAAGGTGTGTCAGCCAAGAAGGTTGTCATTACTTTGTAGTTACAGACTCTACGACTTGTCCCATTCTCAACCTCGAAGCTTTACTTCTTGTAGTCCCTCGGTTGTTCGCTGCTTCAGTTGGGTAATCCGAACATGCGCACGCTATTATTCCAGGCAGCGTCCGCTATCTCTTTGACAGAGACCCCCTTCAATCCAGCCACAACCATGGCTACCCGCTCCATCGTGCAGCTCTCATTGCGGCCCTTGACCATCTGCCCAGCGACAAATTTGCCATGTTTTCGTGATGCAGGAAGTGGGCGTGCATTATCCAGATATATCGCAATTGTGTCCGACATCACAATCTCGCACCATGGTGCGTCTGTTTCCAGCTGCAGCCGATTCAAAGGAATATGGCGAACCATTTCCAGTTGTTCCTCTGTCCGGAAACATACCCCGTTCACGCTAATCTCAAGTCCTAGGTCGACGAGCTGTAGCATCTCATTTTTCGAACCGGCAAAGGAGTGCACAAGACCTCCACGTGGCAACTTGGACAAGTATGGCTTGATAATTTCGATGAAGTCGGAGCAAGAATTGCGAACGTGCAAGAACAGGGGCAATTGCATTTGTACGGCCAGGTCTAGCTGATCCCGAAAAGCACGCTTCTGCGTCTGTTTGTCTGCCCGATCCAAGTACTCGTAATCAAGGCCAATTTCGCCAAACGCCACCAAGCACGCGGGATGTTCTCCCAACACCCGTTGACCGAATTCTCGAAGTTGGTCCAAATAGCCACCCTGCTCGTAGATCTCCCCTGCATGGTATGGGTGTACACCCAAGGTCATTGTACACATATCAGCGTACTGTTGGACGATATCGAGGTTCTGATAGGCTCCGGCGAGATTCATAGTTGTCAACATCATTTGCTCGCATCCGTATTGCCGAGCCCGATCTAGGACCTCCGCCCAATCCGATTCATGATACTTTTTCCCTCGGTAGATGCCGTGAAATTGATCCGCGGTGTATGTGACAGCAACCTAACCATAATTGCATTAGCCTAAATTCCTGTAAATAACTTTCCTGATAGTACATCCGCAAAACGCAACCTCGGGCCATGGGCCTTGTCCATGGTACCGAATGAGCTACAGTATGATGAACGAGTCAGCCAAGATCTCTCATGATGACGGCATGTGAGACGATACATAGAGCTTTAATTCAAACAAATATGCGAGCTGCGTTTGATAGCGCTACACTCCGGTCGAGGCAGTGCTTATGGAGATTGAATCAAAATACGGAAAAATACGAATCAAGCAAGCAACAAGTTCATCGGCATCGGTGCACTGGCCAACAACAGAAAGGCTATCTACCTAATCAGTGGGTCACGAGTCGGCCGCTACCCTGAATGCTTGCCCTAAGCCCCGCTTCCCTTGTCCGTAACTTCTCCGCGACACCCTCGTGACTCGTCTGCCATGTCTCCCAAGGTATTAAATCTCCAGTCAAAGATATTATTGGGCACATATCTGATAGTGGCGCCAGGGCACACAATCCAGACAGATTCTAGACCGACTTAGTGCGCGAGGTGGTGATCCTGGAGCTGACTCTGCGCCGTCTGGAGAACCTGGTCGGCATCAATATCGAACGCCGAGTTCGCAGAGTCTAATATGTATTTCAAGTTGCGCAAATCAGGTTTATTGGAGCTTATGTCCCCTGCTGTAGTGACAAGATCAGACTGCAGGCCGCCGGCGTTGGTTCTTGCGAAGGAAGCGCGATCCACGTTGGACAAAACAACCAGCTTGTAATATTTGCGCAAATAGCTGAACTCTTCCACTGCGTCAGGGAAAGCAGGCCAATGGGCGATTGACTCGCTGGATTTGATGTGTTCATCGGGCGAGGGTGCGGCCAGGCCCAGGCCCAAAGTCAGTGTAGGATACACAGTCGCCAGTAATTTAGAGTATGGCAAATCCGGGATCTTCCTCTGTTGCCCTCTTTCCGACTCATAGTACAAGCTGATTATACCCTCACGGGGAAAAATGCACATTGCATGCTTCAATCGTCGGGGAGAAAGCTGCAGGGATGCCGCTTTCCCAGTCTACCAGGGTGCCATAGACGTCAAAAAAACAAAGTACGGTAACCTGACAGATAAGGCACTTGGACAGTTGATCAGATAATAAACAACAAAGATTGTTCCGATGGACAAGGGCCGATTTCGACTGATTGTACTGCAAAAGAGCTCGAGTGGTTAAACCACCGTTTTGGAAACCCCGCGGCCAGGCTCACTTCTGAACCAGCATGATAAGCTGGACTGTGCTATCTCTACCCTTGTAAATTGCGACAATCAACCGCGTTGAGGCATTTGCTCTGCACTCGGCTCAAGTCCGAACATGTCAGCATGGATTTGGACCAACCATGTGTCTCGTATGAGGCCTAGTCACGGGCGGCACTTTTGTGGGAAAATTTAGGACTGGACACAATCTATTTGAATTGCTGACATGGAATGACGTTGACCATTATATAGGCCCTCAACCAGCAGCGCAGTTGACTTGAACGCTTTATCGAGTGCGGCAACGGTTGTAGACCATAAGAGTCATATGATAAGAACGAATTGTtagcacctgatgatcacgtgccTTCTTTACCGCCCTCGTTTGGCCAAATTAGGTAGCTGGTCGGACAGCACGA
This region of Aspergillus chevalieri M1 DNA, chromosome 4, nearly complete sequence genomic DNA includes:
- a CDS encoding oxidoreductase, short chain dehydrogenase/reductase family (COG:Q;~EggNog:ENOG410PWPD;~InterPro:IPR036291,IPR002347;~PFAM:PF00106,PF13561;~go_process: GO:0055114 - oxidation-reduction process [Evidence IEA]), with amino-acid sequence MAPIKDTNILVIGGTSGIGYGVARRCLVEGANVHIASSNVSRVSESIDSLKQLFPDAHITGHVCDLGGQDVEKRLEKLLTTVRPLDHLVFTAGDNLSIKSLKDIDLETIHRAGHVRFFVPLLLGKLAPRFLRPGFRSSFTLTTGSVSEKPLPNWSLVAGYATGLHGMTRSMALDLKPLRVNLVSPGAVETPLWGPNGVPTGTEKSTALGKVGTIDEVAEAYVYFMKDTNATGSIISTNGGALLL
- a CDS encoding uncharacterized protein (COG:S;~EggNog:ENOG410PNJ8;~TransMembrane:6 (o12-30i42-63o102-124i136-160o180-205i217-241o)); this translates as MSPGDASVEGFVLMSLGLTFIIIRVVVRWTSVGPSNFQLDDYLMPLAGIVFVLETVAAHLVLAKFNGLTNSYMTPEQRAAVDPNSEEYYSRVWGSKIQVMGWSFYAMILWLVKFSVAIFYSRLTTGLQHLPTRVRIAYVLLGVTYLATGLSIVLGCQPIQKYWQINPDPGNICQPTKSLLYVLVVVIMNVITDLYLLSIPLPLLWTVNIGLRRKITLMGLFSGAAFVIMASIIRAVVILTAGPDGAISGSRWACRETFVSIVVSNLPIIQPIIRRACNKMGLSGVFFSTSGRPTNSNTYPLSSRGLQTTNKDKKKNNNPPYIPETTAWGSDEHILAVESGQAQSKDITVVSETVVQSEPWHDPGPATTPPDHWGSPLGHR
- a CDS encoding TatD family hydrolase (COG:L;~EggNog:ENOG410PUC8;~InterPro:IPR032466,IPR001130;~PFAM:PF01026;~go_function: GO:0016788 - hydrolase activity, acting on ester bonds [Evidence IEA]) — its product is MDKAHGPRLRFADVAVTYTADQFHGIYRGKKYHESDWAEVLDRARQYGCEQMMLTTMNLAGAYQNLDIVQQYADMCTMTLGVHPYHAGEIYEQGGYLDQLREFGQRVLGEHPACLVAFGEIGLDYEYLDRADKQTQKRAFRDQLDLAVQMQLPLFLHVRNSCSDFIEIIKPYLSKLPRGGLVHSFAGSKNEMLQLVDLGLEISVNGVCFRTEEQLEMVRHIPLNRLQLETDAPWCEIVMSDTIAIYLDNARPLPASRKHGKFVAGQMVKGRNESCTMERVAMVVAGLKGVSVKEIADAAWNNSVRMFGLPN
- a CDS encoding GMC family oxidoreductase (CAZy:AA3;~COG:E;~EggNog:ENOG410PKC0;~InterPro:IPR012132,IPR036188,IPR000172,IPR007867;~PFAM:PF05199,PF00732;~go_function: GO:0016614 - oxidoreductase activity, acting on CH-OH group of donors [Evidence IEA];~go_function: GO:0050660 - flavin adenine dinucleotide binding [Evidence IEA];~go_process: GO:0055114 - oxidation-reduction process [Evidence IEA]), with product MASYDFIVVGSGPAGSTLAANLANASQKPKVLLLEAGGRNEDRSLRVDGQRWLTFQNKDMNWGYKTSAQSDCNGREIDYSRGLGMGGSSAINFGVYSVGARDDYEEWARIVGDDAYSWKPIQRRLKALETFHGDLPEGIDSKYASPKADDHGTAGPLHVGFASEWERDLPPLLDVFQQAGFPLNPDHNSGNPIGMGVLINSSHKGVRSTAADQLVLCSDNLTVVTDAPVQRVVLDGKKVIGVEAKGQKYLASKEVILSAGSLNDPKILMHSGIGPEDQLQKFNIPVVHPVPAMGKGLRDHCFVPLVNVRKEQSNDRRAFYGDKKVMDDALEQWNTNGTGPWSKFACELGIGWFKLDKLTSSKEFQELPESEQKYLLQETVPHYEILTHFPIHWFIPDFPNSALDYSCLLVFLFNAQTRGEVTLQSADPDVPLHFDPKFLAHPFDRRAAIEALRDAFRIARHEDYVKDNVQELAGPKSDSDEDLLEYWRQNISSSWHMTGTLKMGKQGDADAAVDSDFRLMGIENLRVADMSVVPVLANCHVQAVAYVTGATCAEKLINEYKL
- a CDS encoding uncharacterized protein (COG:S;~EggNog:ENOG410PIDI;~InterPro:IPR036412,IPR023214), with translation MCIFPREGIISLYYESERGQQRKIPDLPYSKLLATVYPTLTLGLGLAAPSPDEHIKSSESIAHWPAFPDAVEEFSYLRKYYKLVVLSNVDRASFARTNAGGLQSDLVTTAGDISSNKPDLRNLKYILDSANSAFDIDADQVLQTAQSQLQDHHLAH
- a CDS encoding uncharacterized protein (COG:S;~EggNog:ENOG410PX8W;~InterPro:IPR033877,IPR029479,IPR000415;~PFAM:PF00881;~go_function: GO:0016491 - oxidoreductase activity [Evidence IEA];~go_function: GO:0016657 - oxidoreductase activity, acting on NAD(P)H, nitrogenous group as acceptor [Evidence IEA];~go_process: GO:0034599 - cellular response to oxidative stress [Evidence IEA]), which translates into the protein MTSLANAISDGFRARRSIYSLTSESTISDERLEELIAEVLKHTPSSFNSQTTRIIVLLKEENQKLWEIAREVASSSIPPELYEKFFKNRIGMSGAAYGSVLFYEDPAPTKALSEKFSILKGQFPEWASHSTGMHQFATWTLLEAEGLGCNLQHYNEILQERASQQWSIPEEWRLTAQLVFGKPAAPPRDKTFEPLDQRLFVYGKST